Proteins encoded in a region of the Streptomyces sp. NBC_01471 genome:
- a CDS encoding Rv0909 family putative TA system antitoxin, producing MGIFDKFRDQAKAKGRDISDNLEQEANERTGDKYADQIDKSQQQAEQRLGIDDDPNK from the coding sequence ATGGGAATCTTCGACAAGTTCAGGGACCAGGCGAAGGCCAAGGGGAGGGATATCTCGGACAACCTTGAACAGGAGGCCAACGAGAGGACCGGCGACAAGTACGCCGATCAGATCGACAAATCCCAGCAGCAGGCGGAGCAGCGTCTGGGGATTGACGACGATCCCAACAAGTAG
- a CDS encoding DUF397 domain-containing protein, whose translation MNGNARIDLAFVSNWRKSSYSGPGNDDCLEVADGYAAVPVRDSKNPHGPALVFPAEGWSSFVTAVKGGHLTA comes from the coding sequence GTGAACGGTAACGCGCGCATCGACCTCGCGTTCGTCAGCAACTGGCGCAAGTCCAGCTACAGCGGCCCCGGCAACGACGATTGCCTGGAAGTGGCTGACGGATACGCCGCCGTCCCCGTCCGCGACTCCAAGAACCCCCACGGCCCCGCCCTGGTCTTCCCCGCCGAAGGCTGGTCCTCCTTCGTCACCGCCGTGAAGGGCGGACACCTCACCGCGTAA
- a CDS encoding helix-turn-helix domain-containing protein, translating into MAAANKRRSMRQKYGEELRIRRIAAGLTQEEVSEVVVCSPTLISHYEAGRRLPSPDDAQRLDRALGTDGFFARWLKDLDSKYASHFAPVAEFEQQAKEIRHYGSSLIPGLLQTAAYAKEVLSAHAALDPMTPVDEHVVNRMDRAPIIERPSDTVFWALLDEAALRRRIGGPQIMAEQLHKIADLAEALRIRLHVLPFGVGAHALLAGMLYLMSFDDAPPIAYVEGVGTGHVFDDPIMVKHCHLAYDLALGDALSAKESLALVRAAAKEYERER; encoded by the coding sequence GTGGCGGCAGCAAACAAACGGCGCTCGATGCGACAGAAGTACGGGGAGGAGCTGAGGATCCGGCGCATCGCTGCGGGCCTGACGCAGGAAGAGGTGAGCGAGGTGGTGGTCTGCTCACCGACACTGATCAGTCACTACGAAGCGGGGCGCCGTCTGCCCAGCCCGGACGACGCACAGCGGCTGGACCGCGCCCTGGGGACGGACGGGTTCTTCGCCCGCTGGCTGAAGGATTTGGACTCGAAGTACGCGAGCCACTTCGCTCCGGTAGCGGAGTTCGAGCAACAGGCCAAGGAAATCCGGCACTACGGCAGCTCACTGATCCCCGGCCTTCTCCAGACGGCCGCTTATGCAAAGGAGGTGCTCAGTGCCCATGCCGCGCTCGACCCGATGACTCCGGTTGACGAACACGTCGTCAACCGCATGGACCGTGCACCGATCATTGAGCGTCCATCCGACACAGTATTTTGGGCCCTACTGGACGAAGCGGCACTGCGGCGGCGGATCGGTGGTCCGCAGATCATGGCTGAACAACTGCACAAGATCGCCGACCTGGCCGAGGCTCTACGAATCCGATTGCACGTCTTGCCGTTCGGAGTCGGGGCGCACGCCCTGCTCGCTGGAATGCTGTATCTGATGAGCTTCGACGACGCTCCGCCCATCGCCTACGTGGAAGGCGTCGGGACCGGCCATGTCTTCGACGATCCGATCATGGTGAAGCACTGTCACCTCGCCTACGATTTGGCCCTCGGCGACGCGCTGTCTGCCAAGGAATCGCTGGCCCTGGTCAGGGCCGCAGCAAAGGAGTATGAACGTGAACGGTAA
- a CDS encoding chaplin family protein, whose product MGVETRSTGGVAGRAGARAAVLGAVAGVALLPATAAHASVIGIGNAVFGNTCVSQGGARAVGSTVAGSGVGSGNQAGLPLDLPRNHCGNSGIVCTAVFMSSV is encoded by the coding sequence ATGGGCGTGGAGACGCGGAGCACGGGTGGTGTTGCGGGACGTGCGGGTGCGCGGGCCGCGGTACTGGGTGCGGTGGCCGGGGTGGCGCTGCTTCCGGCCACTGCCGCTCACGCGAGCGTGATCGGTATCGGGAACGCGGTGTTCGGCAACACCTGTGTCAGCCAGGGCGGTGCTCGGGCCGTGGGCTCCACGGTGGCCGGGAGCGGGGTGGGGAGCGGCAACCAGGCCGGCCTGCCGCTGGATCTGCCGCGCAACCACTGCGGCAACAGCGGCATCGTCTGCACCGCCGTGTTCATGTCGAGCGTGTGA
- a CDS encoding chloride channel protein gives MSADEPAAESADEPTAQSAAGPTAEPAADQQAALLADPFGPLRSRDYLMLLVLTAVFGVVLSAGAYGFLQAVEHLQKVLYSSLPHALGLHHVPVWWPLPVLALGGLLVALTVRYLPGNGGHQPAEGLKTKGAAPAAELPGILLAAVASLAFGAVIGPEAPLIALGGGLALYGFRLLRPGAPAPAQALVAAAGSFAAISALLGSPLVGAFLLMEASGIGGPMLGIVLVPGLLAAGIGSLVFTGLGTWAGFGAGTLVIPSLPHVGRPDVAQFGYALVIGIAAAFLGTGIRRVALRMQPGVNRRRTVWTPVAGLVVAGLAIAYTEGTGKDSSDVLFSGQSALPHLLLGTSTYSLGALVLLLACKSLGYCVSLAAFRGGPIFPALFLGAAGGIALSHLPGLPFVPAAAMGMGAMAVALLRLPMTSVLLATLLLGLDGVSVMPLVIVAVVVCHVVSARLNPPRTEGATTPAAPATSPSPSPA, from the coding sequence ATGTCAGCGGACGAACCGGCGGCCGAGTCAGCGGACGAACCAACAGCCCAGTCAGCGGCCGGCCCCACGGCCGAGCCCGCGGCCGATCAGCAAGCCGCTCTGCTCGCCGACCCGTTCGGGCCGCTCAGGAGCAGGGACTACCTCATGCTCCTCGTACTCACCGCTGTCTTCGGCGTCGTACTCTCGGCCGGTGCCTACGGCTTCCTCCAGGCGGTCGAGCACCTTCAGAAGGTCCTTTACTCCAGCCTCCCGCACGCGCTCGGCCTCCACCACGTTCCTGTCTGGTGGCCGCTGCCCGTGCTCGCCCTCGGCGGGCTGCTGGTCGCGCTGACCGTGCGGTATCTGCCGGGCAACGGCGGTCACCAGCCCGCCGAGGGGCTCAAGACGAAGGGCGCCGCTCCGGCCGCCGAGCTGCCGGGCATCCTCCTGGCCGCTGTCGCCTCCCTCGCGTTCGGTGCGGTGATCGGGCCCGAGGCCCCCCTGATCGCGCTCGGCGGCGGCCTCGCCCTCTACGGCTTCCGTCTGCTGCGGCCCGGGGCCCCCGCGCCGGCGCAGGCCCTGGTGGCGGCGGCCGGCAGCTTCGCGGCCATCAGTGCGCTGCTGGGTTCGCCGCTGGTGGGCGCGTTTCTGCTGATGGAGGCTTCCGGGATCGGTGGGCCGATGCTCGGGATCGTGCTCGTCCCCGGGCTGCTGGCCGCCGGGATCGGCTCGCTGGTCTTCACCGGGCTCGGCACCTGGGCGGGGTTCGGCGCCGGCACGCTGGTGATCCCCAGCCTCCCCCACGTGGGGCGCCCCGATGTCGCCCAGTTCGGGTACGCGCTGGTGATCGGCATCGCGGCGGCGTTCCTCGGTACGGGCATCCGCCGGGTGGCCCTGCGGATGCAACCGGGGGTGAACCGGCGCAGGACGGTGTGGACACCGGTGGCCGGCCTTGTCGTGGCGGGGCTGGCCATCGCGTACACCGAAGGGACCGGGAAGGACTCGTCCGACGTGCTGTTCTCCGGGCAGAGCGCCCTGCCGCACCTCCTCCTCGGCACCAGCACGTACTCCCTGGGCGCGCTGGTCCTGCTGCTCGCCTGCAAGAGTCTCGGCTACTGCGTGTCGCTGGCGGCCTTCCGCGGCGGCCCGATCTTCCCGGCGCTGTTCCTCGGCGCCGCGGGCGGGATCGCGCTGTCCCACCTGCCGGGGCTGCCGTTCGTCCCCGCCGCCGCGATGGGGATGGGGGCGATGGCGGTGGCGCTGCTCAGACTGCCCATGACCTCCGTGCTGCTGGCCACGCTGCTGCTGGGACTTGACGGGGTGAGTGTCATGCCGCTGGTCATCGTCGCGGTGGTGGTCTGCCATGTCGTATCGGCACGGCTCAACCCGCCGCGGACGGAGGGCGCCACCACGCCTGCCGCGCCCGCCACTTCGCCTTCGCCGTCGCCCGCCTGA
- a CDS encoding ATP-binding protein encodes MERIARNAVVRRWSRHPACVARARAELRTALEGWGLAPLVDVASLVLSELLTNAGRHAVVSPGREIETRFMPDAHGPGIRIEVHDASSVPPRMVGPDLDADGGRGLFLVDALADTWGFGERVGPGKVVWAELGRGGGGGRAG; translated from the coding sequence ATGGAGCGGATCGCCAGGAACGCAGTCGTACGGCGGTGGAGCCGACACCCCGCCTGTGTCGCCCGGGCGCGTGCGGAACTCCGTACAGCACTTGAGGGTTGGGGCCTCGCACCGCTCGTGGACGTGGCCTCCCTCGTCCTCTCCGAGCTGCTGACCAATGCCGGACGGCACGCCGTGGTCTCGCCGGGGCGGGAGATCGAGACCCGCTTCATGCCGGACGCGCACGGACCCGGCATCCGTATCGAGGTGCACGACGCGTCGTCCGTGCCTCCCCGGATGGTCGGTCCGGACCTGGATGCGGACGGTGGCCGGGGCCTTTTCCTGGTGGACGCGCTGGCCGACACGTGGGGCTTCGGCGAGCGGGTCGGACCCGGCAAGGTCGTCTGGGCCGAGCTGGGCCGGGGCGGCGGTGGCGGGCGTGCGGGGTGA
- a CDS encoding alpha/beta hydrolase, translating into MSTYLLVHGAWHSGQCWERVVPLLESAGHRVVTPSLAGYGDQAHRLGPEVGLDTHVDDIVGLITEEDLSEVVLVGHSYAGLVISSAANRVPDRIAQLVYLDAMVPEDGESAADVMPITQPLIDLALRSDSGWRVPPLPEMPPPMGLFGVTDPADVAWLRSMLSDQPVRCLQQPVRLDNPDARPIPRTHIHCEVGKPEGFTRRPVPAIQPNGTPAQVWTLATGHDCMITTPAELAGLLLKLG; encoded by the coding sequence ATGTCGACGTATCTGCTGGTACACGGTGCCTGGCACAGCGGGCAGTGCTGGGAGCGGGTGGTCCCGTTGCTGGAGTCGGCCGGACACCGGGTGGTGACTCCGTCGCTCGCCGGCTACGGCGACCAGGCGCACCGGCTCGGCCCCGAGGTGGGGCTCGACACCCACGTCGACGACATCGTCGGGCTGATCACCGAGGAGGACCTCAGCGAGGTGGTACTCGTGGGACACAGCTATGCCGGGCTGGTCATCTCGTCCGCGGCCAACCGGGTCCCGGACCGGATAGCACAGTTGGTGTACCTCGACGCGATGGTCCCGGAGGACGGCGAGAGCGCGGCCGATGTCATGCCCATCACCCAGCCCCTGATCGATCTCGCCCTGCGGTCGGACAGCGGCTGGCGGGTTCCGCCGCTGCCCGAAATGCCGCCGCCCATGGGCCTGTTCGGGGTCACCGACCCGGCGGACGTCGCCTGGCTGCGCAGCATGCTGTCGGACCAGCCGGTGCGCTGCCTCCAGCAGCCGGTCCGGCTGGACAACCCGGACGCGCGCCCGATCCCCCGGACGCACATCCACTGTGAGGTCGGCAAGCCGGAAGGCTTCACCCGGCGCCCCGTCCCCGCGATCCAGCCCAACGGCACACCGGCCCAGGTGTGGACGTTGGCGACCGGCCACGACTGCATGATCACCACGCCGGCCGAGCTCGCCGGCCTGCTGCTCAAGCTGGGCTGA